A window of Tripterygium wilfordii isolate XIE 37 chromosome 7, ASM1340144v1, whole genome shotgun sequence contains these coding sequences:
- the LOC120001675 gene encoding DNA repair protein RAD51 homolog 4 has translation MAPLKSLEKEHPILNSEFQNFCASHGIFSVEDLLMHDLYVLVALAEQQPASERLKEGITQVLSIMDGQHQPWMNGMELLQDAQRNKQILSTGCEGIDSFLLGGLREGQLTELAGPSSSGKTQFCLQFASNVAKKHSGCVIYLDTGNSFSPQRIAHFSGLSSDSTFNESRRSILRKVMSNIECHSVFNIFEMFDVLHQLDFDMRSQMRGVDLKARLLIVDSISSLISPILGGNGSHGRAMMTSAGALLKKLAHEHNIAVLVTNHTVGGEGGIPKPALGEIWKCIPHTRLLLSRDLDSNFCHISVLKHSSLVSFQILLLLMVYLNSLFLLKFY, from the exons ATGGCGCCATTGAAATCGCTGGAGAAGGAGCACCCAATTTTAAACTCAGAGTTCCAGAATTTCTGTGCATCTCACGGAATTTTCTCAG TTGAAGATCTCCTTATGCATGACCTATATGTGTTGGTTGCTTTGGCGGAACAACAGCCAGCCTCAGAGAGACTGAAAGAG GGAATAACCCAAGTCTTATCCATCATGGACGGTCAACATCAGCCTTGGATGAATGGTATGGAGTTGTTGCAAGATGCCCAAAGGAACAAACAGATTTTATCAACTGGATGTGAAGG GATTGATTCGTTTCTGCTTGGTGGATTACGTGAGGGACAGTTGACAGAACTCGCTGGGCCTTCGTCTTCTGGCAAAACTCAA TTTTGCTTGCAATTTGCCTCGAATGTCGCCAAGAAACATAGTGGTTGTGTCATATACTTGGATACAGGGAACTCTTTTTCACCTCAACGCATTGCACACTTTAGTGGCCTGAGCTCTGATTCTACTTTCAATGAG TCCAGAAGGAGCATACTTCGAAAAGTAATGAGTAACATAGAGTGTCATTCAGTGTTTAACATCTTTGAGATGTTTGATGTGCTGCACCAGCTTGATTTTGATATGAGATCGCAG ATGCGTGGAGTTGATCTTAAGGCGCGGTTGCTTATTGTAGATTCAATCTCATCCTTAATAAGCCCAATCCTCGGAGGCAATGGCTCACATG GGCGTGCAATGATGACATCTGCTGGAGCTCTACTCAAGAAGTTGGCGCATGAGCATAATATTGCTGTACTG GTGACCAATCACACTGTTGGTGGAGAGGGTGGTATTCCTAAACCAGCTCTGGGGGAGATTTGGAAGTGCATTCCACATACAAGGCTTCTACTATCCCGTGACCTTGACAGCAATTTTTGCCATATTTCCGTACTAAAACATTCATCGCTTGTAAGTTTTCAAATTCTACTACTTTTAATGGTTTACCTTAACAGCTTGTTTCTATTAAAGTTTTATTAA
- the LOC120002297 gene encoding UDP-galactose/UDP-glucose transporter 5B isoform X1 produces MAEPVTWTPKESKLWKVVFAVAGIMSTLVIYGVLQEKIMRVPYGVNKEYFKHSLFLVFCNRITTSAVSAGTLIVSKKALDPVAPIYKYCLISISNILTTTCQYEALKYVSFPVQTLAKCAKMIPVMVWGTMIMQKRYVGPDYLLAFLVTVGCSIFILFPAGTDISPYSRGRENTVWGVSLMVGYLGFDGFTSTFQDKLFKGYDMEIHNQIFYTTVCSCLLSFTGLILQGHLLPAIDFVYRHNDCFFDVALLSAVATASQFFISYTIRAFGSLTFATIMTTRQLVSIMLSCVWFSHPLSWEQWIGAVIVFGSLYSKNLMKKASQKPPPPEHTLDGASSPVKALP; encoded by the exons ATGGCGGAACCGGTAACATGGACGCCGAAAGAGAGCAAACTGTGGAAAGTGGTTTTTGCTGTGGCTGGAATCATGAGCACTCTTGTGATCTACGGTGTTCTACAG GAAAAAATCATGAGAGTCCCATATGGGGTGAATAAGGAATACTTTAAGCACTctttatttcttgttttctgCAACCGCATTACAACATCTGCTGTCTCTGCTGGCACTTTGATC GTGAGTAAAAAAGCCTTGGATCCTGTTGCACCAATTTACAAGTACTGCCTTATTTCCATATCCAACATACTAACAACAACGTGTCAATATGAG GCGCTCAAATATGTAAGTTTTCCAGTTCAGACCCTTGCAAAGTGTGCAAAAATGATACCTGTTATG GTTTGGGGAACTATGATTATGCAAAAGAGATATGTTGGACCTGACTATTTGCTAGCTTTTCTAGTGACTGTGGGTTGCTCAATTTTTATTCTGTTCCCG GCAGGAACTGACATTAGTCCATATAGCAGAGGAAGGGAAAACACTGTTTGGGGTGTTTCCTTAATGGTTGGGTATCTTGG GTTTGATGGCTTTACAAGCACATTCCAAGACAAACTATTTAAAGGATATGACATGGAAATACACAACCAAATATTCTATACAACAGTGTGTTCTTGTCTTCTTAGCTTCACAG GACTTATATTACAAGGACATCTCCTTCCAGCGATAGATTTTGTTTATCGCCACAACGATTGTTTCTTTGATGTTGCATTGCTTTCTGCT GTGGCAACTGCTagtcaattttttatttcttacacTATTCGCGCATTCGGATCTCTCACATTTGCCACCATAATGACCACAAGACAG TTGGTTAGCATCATGCTGTCATGTGTGTGGTTTTCCCATCCCCTTAGCTGGGAACAGTGGATCGGAGCT GTTATTGTCTTTGGTTCTTTATATTCAAAGAACCTTATGAAAAAGGCATCTCAGAAGCCCCCACCTCCAGAACATACGCTAGATGGAGCTTCAAGTCCTGTGAAGGCCCTCCCTTGA
- the LOC120002297 gene encoding UDP-galactose/UDP-glucose transporter 5 isoform X2 has protein sequence MSCERQVSKKALDPVAPIYKYCLISISNILTTTCQYEALKYVSFPVQTLAKCAKMIPVMVWGTMIMQKRYVGPDYLLAFLVTVGCSIFILFPAGTDISPYSRGRENTVWGVSLMVGYLGFDGFTSTFQDKLFKGYDMEIHNQIFYTTVCSCLLSFTGLILQGHLLPAIDFVYRHNDCFFDVALLSAVATASQFFISYTIRAFGSLTFATIMTTRQLVSIMLSCVWFSHPLSWEQWIGAVIVFGSLYSKNLMKKASQKPPPPEHTLDGASSPVKALP, from the exons ATGTCTTGTGAAAGGCAG GTGAGTAAAAAAGCCTTGGATCCTGTTGCACCAATTTACAAGTACTGCCTTATTTCCATATCCAACATACTAACAACAACGTGTCAATATGAG GCGCTCAAATATGTAAGTTTTCCAGTTCAGACCCTTGCAAAGTGTGCAAAAATGATACCTGTTATG GTTTGGGGAACTATGATTATGCAAAAGAGATATGTTGGACCTGACTATTTGCTAGCTTTTCTAGTGACTGTGGGTTGCTCAATTTTTATTCTGTTCCCG GCAGGAACTGACATTAGTCCATATAGCAGAGGAAGGGAAAACACTGTTTGGGGTGTTTCCTTAATGGTTGGGTATCTTGG GTTTGATGGCTTTACAAGCACATTCCAAGACAAACTATTTAAAGGATATGACATGGAAATACACAACCAAATATTCTATACAACAGTGTGTTCTTGTCTTCTTAGCTTCACAG GACTTATATTACAAGGACATCTCCTTCCAGCGATAGATTTTGTTTATCGCCACAACGATTGTTTCTTTGATGTTGCATTGCTTTCTGCT GTGGCAACTGCTagtcaattttttatttcttacacTATTCGCGCATTCGGATCTCTCACATTTGCCACCATAATGACCACAAGACAG TTGGTTAGCATCATGCTGTCATGTGTGTGGTTTTCCCATCCCCTTAGCTGGGAACAGTGGATCGGAGCT GTTATTGTCTTTGGTTCTTTATATTCAAAGAACCTTATGAAAAAGGCATCTCAGAAGCCCCCACCTCCAGAACATACGCTAGATGGAGCTTCAAGTCCTGTGAAGGCCCTCCCTTGA
- the LOC120002422 gene encoding glutelin type-D 1-like encodes MDLDLTPKLAKRVYGGDGGSYFSWSPSELPMLREGNIGAAKLALEKNGFALPRYSDSHKVAYVLQGNGVAGIVLPESEEKVIAIKKGDAMALPFGTVTWWFNNEDTELVVLFMGDTSKAHKTGDFTDFFLTGTNGLMTGFSTEFVCRAWDLDEKVVKSLVTTQTGSGIVKLGDNFKMPEPKKEHRNGLALNCEEAPLDIDIKNGGRVVVLNTKNLPLVGEVGLGADLVRIDGGSMCSPGFSCDSALQVTYIIRGSGRVEVVGADGKRILETTLKAGCLFIVPRFCVVSKIASPDGMEWFSIITTPNPIFTNLAGKTGVWKALSPQVLQASFNVSPEIEKAFSSKRMNDAVFFPPPN; translated from the exons ATGGATCTTGATCTTACCCCTAAGTTGGCTAAGAGAGTTTATGGAGGCGATGGTGGCTCATACTTTTCATGGTCACCATCTGAGCTTCCAATGCTGCGTGAAGGAAACATTGGCGCAGCCAAGCTTGCTCTTGAAAAGAACGGCTTTGCCCTTCCTCGCTACTCTGACTCACATAAGGTGGCCTATGTGCTTCAAG GCAATGGCGTGGCCGGGATTGTGCTCCCTGAATCGGAGGAGAAGGTGATCGCAATCAAGAAGGGTGATGCCATGGCTCTCCCATTCGGCACCGTAACATGGTGGTTCAACAACGAAGACACTGAACTAGTGGTTCTCTTCATGGGCGACACATCCAAAGCCCACAAAACCGGCGACTTCACCGACTTCTTCCTCACCGGAACCAACGGCCTCATGACTGGCTTCTCAACCGAGTTTGTGTGCAGAGCATGGGATTTGGATGAGAAGGTAGTGAAATCTCTTGTCACAACACAAACAGGCAGTGGAATTGTCAAGCTTGGAGACAATTTCAAGATGCCCGAGCCAAAGAAGGAACACAGAAATGGTCTGGCATTGAACTGTGAGGAGGCTCCGTTGGACATTGACATAAAAAATGGAGGCAGAGTTGTGGTGTTGAACACAAAGAACCTTCCTTTGGTTGGTGAAGTTGGGCTTGGTGCAGATTTGGTTAGGATTGATGGTGGATCCATGTGTTCTCCTGGGTTTTCTTGCGACTCTGCTTTGCAGGTGACATATATCATTAGGGGCAGTGGGCGTGTTGAGGTTGTTGGCGCTGATGGGAAAAGAATCCTGGAAACTACTCTCAAGGCTGGTTGTTTGTTCATTGTTCCAAGGTTCTGTGTGGTTTCTAAGATTGCTAGTCCTGATGGGATGGAGTGGTTCTCCATCATCACCACTCCCAA TCCCATATTCACAAACTTGGCTGGGAAGACTGGAGTGTGGAAGGCATTGTCTCCTCAAGTGCTTCAAGCTTCGTTTAATGTGAGTCCAGAGATTGAGAAGGCTTTCAGCTCCAAGAGGATGAATGATGCTGTCTTCTTCCCTCCACCAAACTAA